One Zerene cesonia ecotype Mississippi chromosome 9, Zerene_cesonia_1.1, whole genome shotgun sequence DNA window includes the following coding sequences:
- the LOC119829089 gene encoding homeobox protein DBX1-like, with amino-acid sequence MCACRQKKSSFLIDDILDDAGRGVKTVDYNANTRLDDLQTKFSVMTEVQRELGATQTMVNLEHRRNTYPLYPTPVKANFAWPYKLKSFEQRHSGLYSEPVLNSDQILRSQLSMSRYVPAPYSVPPFNFDRVPCCSPWWGMGGRRKGGQVRFSAAQTGALERRFGASKYLSPDERRALASSLRLSDRQVKTWFQNRRAKWRRTTSESADPGSPASADASDDEVHISES; translated from the exons ATGTGCGCGTGTCGACAGAAAAAATCGTCGTTTCTAATAGATGACATTCTTGATGATGCCGGTCGGGGTGTAAAGACTGTAGATTATAATGCCAATACGAGGTTGGATGACCTGCAGACGAAATTCAGCGTTATGACAGAAGTGCAGAGGGAGCTGGGAGCGACACAAACGATGGTAAATCTGGAGCACAGACGGAACACATACCCTTTATATCCTACGCCGGTAAAGGCGAATTTCGCGTGGCCGTACAAATTGAAGAGTTTCGAGCAAAGACACTCAGGGTTGTACAGTGAGCCGGTGTTGAATTCTGATCAAATTCTGCGCAGCCAGCTTTCAATGAGCAGATATGTGCCAGCTCCCTACTCTGTACCACCATTCAACTTTGATAGAG TACCCTGTTGTAGTCCGTGGTGGGGAATGGGGGGGAGGCGGAAAGGGGGGCAGGTCAGATTCAGCGCAGCGCAAACCGGCGCGTTGGAACGGCGATTTGGTGCTAGCAAATACCTGAGTCCTGATGAGAGGCGAGCCCTAGCTTCTTCTTTAAGATTAAGTGATAGACAG GTAAAAACATGGTTTCAAAATCGGCGGGCAAAATGGCGCCGTACAACTTCAGAGTCAGCTGACCCCGGCAGCCCGGCCAGCGCAGACGCCTCCGACGACGAAGTACATATCTCTGAATCCTAA
- the LOC119828987 gene encoding protein jagunal produces the protein MASRGGVMVTGTNGADFQHREKIAAQYQISALNKSRLKYCVFFHHVLFLVMLAKLSADILDKLDIFILEIEELQIPQPLWWEYIWCLSLPLSFLGLSAIKRNNILHLRRYMYGITGLGLLPLLYCVLHYCGDVWLYLADDDDDEEIQLWQGYPYGLLWYAFVFLACQVHFFQLYFSYNLLKAWRSRGTYKKVN, from the exons atggctTCAAGAGGTGGTGTTATGGTAACTGGTACAAATGGTGCAGATTTTCAGCACAGGGAAAAAATAGCGGCTCAGTATCAAATAAG TGCATTAAACAAGTCTAGACTGAAGTACTGTGTGTTCTTCCACCATGTTTTGTTCCTGGTGATGCTGGCCAAGCTCTCTGCTGACATTTTGGACAAacttgacatttttatattggaaATTGAAGAGCTACAAATACCACAG CCCCTCTGGTGGGAGTACATCTGGTGCCTGTCCTTGCCACTCTCGTTCCTTGGCCTCTCTGCAATCAAACGGAACAACATCCTACATCTCCGCAGATATATGTATGGCATCACGGGACTAGGTCTGCTACCATTGCTCTACTGTGTGCTGCACTACTGTGGTGATGTGTGGCTGTAtttggctgatgatgatgatgatgaggaaATACAGCTGTGGCAG GGTTATCCATACGGCCTGCTCTGGTACGCCTTCGTGTTTCTAGCGTGTCAAGTTCACTTTTTCCAATTGTACTTCTCCTACAACCTCCTTAAGGCCTGGCGTTCCAGAGGCACTTACAAGAAAGTGAATTAA
- the LOC119829029 gene encoding uncharacterized protein LOC119829029 produces MEGGRQSRLLSRLLGKLRGEHRSTLDKNFSFSSSGMSESVGCGSGTEDDVEPTCTKATVSNSTIDDAQFATHVDLRYGGQYLTPEQLPEFCNQLHHLVEVIRNIQSYAKVTGEYPSELERRLEREAREVAALASEARNARDAAARAALQRKALRSERGHLLAQLAKMRDVEIRELESTVRVSDRKLYKSYEAVKDATDPSAFEPILEEIRNKQSALEGLERLIENRRNSLSKKPSHALPLPAHSNDDGPISSTRKRHESRRSNKRRRKDIIREPRSVPLSGEPSSHEPHQQVTLYIRGVGVNPQASRMRAGSAAAVTLGALDVPARGSVQDILFFTAP; encoded by the exons TATGAGCGAGAGTGTAGGCTGCGGCAGCGGCACAGAAGACGACGTGGAACCAACCTGCACTAAAGCCACTGTATCCAATTCCACGATCGACGACGCGCAATTTGCAACTCATGTTGATTTAcg ATATGGAGGACAATATTTGACACCAGAGCAACTTCCAGAGTTCTGCAACCAATTGCATCACCTCGTTGAAGTCATTAGGAACATACAGTCATATGCAAAGGTCACTGGCGAATATCCAAG CGAATTAGAACGCCGCTTAGAGCGTGAAGCGCGCGAAGTGGCGGCGCTCGCGAGCGAAGCGCGCAACGCGCGGGACgcggccgcgcgcgccgcgctgcAGCGGAAGGCGTTGCGGAGCGAACGCGGACACCTTTTGGCGCAACTCGCCAAGATGCGGGATGTTG AAATTCGTGAGCTGGAGAGCACGGTGCGTGTGTCCGACAGAAAATTGTACAAGAGTTATGAAGCTGTGAAAGACGCGACCGACCCGAGTGCTTTTGAACCCATTCTAGAGGAAATTAGG AACAAGCAAAGCGCACTGGAAGGCCTCGAGCGGTTGATAGAAAACCGACGTAACTCGTTGTCTAAGAAACCGTCACACGCTTTGCCACTGCCAGCTCATAGTAACGATG atGGTCCAATATCTTCAACCCGAAAACGTCACGAGAGTCGACGGTCAAACAAGAGGAGAAGGAAAGACATAATACGAGAACCTCGCTCTGTCCCGCTCTCGGGGGAACCTAGCTCGCATGAACCACATCAG CAGGTGACGTTGTACATCCGCGGCGTGGGCGTGAATCCGCAAGCGTCGCGCATGCGCGCGGGCAGCGCGGCGGCGGTCACGCTCGGCGCGCTCGACGTGCCCGCACGGGGCAGCGTGCAGGATATACTGTTTTTTACGGCTCCTTGA